One segment of Streptomyces bathyalis DNA contains the following:
- the pucL gene encoding factor-independent urate hydroxylase: MTVPTTILGQNQYGKAENRVVKITRDGATHHIRDLNVSVSLSGDLDEVHYSGSNANVLPTDTTKNTVFAFAKEQGIESAEQFGLALARHFVDATEPIRTARIRVEEYAWERIATSEGEAPHSFVRRGQETRTAQVTYDGSTVEILSGLKGLTVLNSTDSEFWGYIKDKYTTLKEDYDRILATEVSAVWRHGWNGEDDASAPDWQSSYEGTKALMLGAFAETYSLSLQQTLYRMGSQVLEGRPELEEIRFSMPNKHHFKVDLEPFGIKNEAADGAVYIAADRPYGLIEATVLREGAEARIPLDLTNL, from the coding sequence ATGACGGTGCCGACCACGATTCTCGGCCAGAACCAGTACGGCAAGGCGGAGAACCGCGTCGTCAAGATCACCAGGGACGGCGCGACCCACCACATCAGGGACCTCAACGTCTCGGTCTCCCTCAGCGGTGACCTGGACGAGGTCCACTACTCCGGCTCCAACGCGAACGTCCTGCCCACCGACACGACCAAGAACACCGTCTTCGCCTTCGCCAAGGAGCAAGGCATCGAATCCGCCGAGCAGTTCGGCCTCGCGCTCGCACGTCACTTCGTGGACGCCACCGAACCGATCCGCACGGCACGCATCCGCGTGGAGGAGTACGCGTGGGAGCGGATCGCCACCTCCGAAGGCGAGGCACCGCACTCCTTCGTGCGCCGCGGCCAGGAGACCCGCACGGCGCAGGTCACCTACGACGGCTCCACCGTCGAGATCCTCAGCGGGCTCAAGGGACTCACGGTCCTCAACTCCACCGACTCGGAGTTCTGGGGCTACATCAAGGACAAGTACACGACCTTGAAGGAGGACTACGACCGCATCCTCGCCACCGAGGTGAGCGCCGTGTGGCGGCACGGCTGGAACGGCGAGGACGATGCGTCGGCCCCCGACTGGCAGAGCTCCTACGAAGGCACGAAGGCGCTCATGCTGGGTGCCTTCGCGGAGACCTACTCCCTCTCCCTCCAGCAGACCCTCTACCGGATGGGATCCCAAGTCCTGGAGGGGAGGCCCGAGTTGGAGGAGATCCGGTTCTCCATGCCCAACAAGCACCACTTCAAGGTCGACCTGGAGCCGTTCGGCATCAAGAACGAAGCCGCCGACGGCGCCGTCTACATCGCCGCCGACCGCCCGTACGGGCTCATCGAGGCGACGGTGCTGCGCGAGGGCGCCGAGGCGCGGATACCCCTCGACCTGACCAACCTGTGA
- a CDS encoding helix-turn-helix domain-containing protein, which translates to MTAADAQEGRRFADAVKPLVDAMGGEMVSPEEAKGDDVVLAWEGRDVVAVRLPHLSDSLDHILAELERRHGMPLAELDRRTKQSVVRVLESRGAFSVRHGVETVASALGVSRFTVYNYLNRETREGGDQGSPGA; encoded by the coding sequence ATGACCGCTGCCGACGCACAGGAAGGGCGCCGCTTCGCGGACGCGGTCAAGCCGCTGGTCGACGCCATGGGCGGAGAGATGGTCTCGCCGGAGGAGGCGAAGGGCGACGACGTGGTCCTCGCCTGGGAGGGACGGGACGTCGTCGCCGTACGGCTGCCGCACCTGTCCGACTCGCTCGACCACATCCTCGCCGAGCTGGAACGCCGCCACGGGATGCCGCTCGCCGAACTGGACCGCAGGACCAAGCAGTCGGTCGTGCGCGTGCTGGAGAGCCGCGGCGCCTTCTCCGTGCGGCACGGCGTCGAGACCGTGGCGAGCGCCCTCGGTGTCAGCCGCTTCACGGTCTACAACTACCTCAACCGCGAGACCCGCGAGGGCGGCGACCAGGGGTCCCCGGGGGCCTGA
- the uraH gene encoding hydroxyisourate hydrolase — protein sequence MSGNPGGATASVSTHILDTSVGRPAAGVGVELSVRTDGKAEWSAHSASTTDADGRCKDLPALPEGTAHARLTFGVEPYLNANRTHEEHEAGERGSFFPEVTVVFAVAPGEHYHVPLLLNPFGYSVYRGS from the coding sequence ATGAGCGGCAACCCGGGCGGCGCGACGGCATCGGTGTCGACGCACATCCTCGACACCAGCGTCGGCCGTCCCGCAGCGGGCGTCGGTGTGGAGCTGTCCGTGCGCACCGACGGCAAGGCGGAGTGGTCCGCGCACTCCGCCTCGACCACGGACGCGGACGGACGCTGCAAGGACCTTCCGGCACTGCCGGAGGGCACCGCACATGCCCGGCTCACCTTCGGGGTCGAGCCGTATCTGAACGCGAACAGGACGCACGAGGAGCACGAGGCGGGGGAGCGGGGGAGCTTCTTCCCCGAGGTGACGGTCGTCTTCGCGGTCGCCCCGGGCGAGCACTATCACGTGCCGCTGCTGCTCAACCCGTTCGGCTATTCCGTATACCGAGGGAGCTGA
- a CDS encoding MOSC domain-containing protein has product MELHSVNIGHPRPNPWKRLAATGIDKRPVDGPVAVTAPGPKGDGAVGLAGDRAYDVKHHGGYDQAVYAYAREDLDAWEAELGRALPSGVFGENLTTLGLDVNDALIGERWRIGASVVLEVSCPRVPCGTFQGWLQRDGWIKQFTTAARPGAYLRVIEAGEIRAGDPVELRHRPDHDVTVSLVFRALTREPRLLPKVLAADALPKEDKEHVSRRIERQGSGRARPGSGA; this is encoded by the coding sequence ATGGAGCTGCACTCCGTCAACATCGGTCATCCCCGCCCCAATCCCTGGAAGCGGCTGGCAGCGACGGGGATCGACAAGCGGCCTGTCGACGGTCCCGTGGCGGTCACCGCTCCGGGCCCCAAGGGCGACGGAGCAGTCGGCCTGGCAGGCGACAGGGCCTATGACGTGAAGCACCACGGCGGATACGACCAGGCCGTGTACGCCTACGCCCGGGAGGATCTCGACGCCTGGGAGGCGGAGTTGGGCAGGGCGCTCCCGAGCGGCGTGTTCGGAGAGAACCTCACCACCCTCGGCCTGGACGTCAACGACGCGCTGATCGGGGAGCGTTGGCGCATCGGCGCGAGCGTCGTCCTCGAAGTGTCCTGCCCACGGGTCCCGTGCGGGACCTTTCAAGGCTGGCTTCAACGAGACGGGTGGATCAAGCAGTTCACAACGGCGGCGCGTCCCGGTGCGTATCTGCGTGTGATCGAGGCCGGTGAGATCCGGGCAGGCGACCCTGTCGAACTGAGGCACCGGCCCGATCACGACGTGACCGTGTCCCTGGTCTTCCGTGCGCTGACACGTGAACCGAGGCTGCTGCCGAAGGTGCTGGCTGCGGACGCGCTGCCGAAGGAGGACAAGGAACACGTCAGCAGGCGAATCGAGCGCCAGGGATCCGGCAGGGCCCGCCCTGGCTCCGGGGCCTGA
- a CDS encoding MarR family winged helix-turn-helix transcriptional regulator, whose amino-acid sequence MSRTAKARPGADRGPGQVLFEFVRHWSRRPHASEPQGAEPGRLVLVTEAVHSLTRREPATVNAVAHEIGIDQSGASRLVKSAVAAGYLRMRAPEADGRRRELSVTPAGLAMLDEAHEWQEAVFARLTEGWSERQRTEFRQAMLSLLERSQAPGGTGLRRSP is encoded by the coding sequence GTGAGCAGGACTGCCAAGGCCCGGCCCGGCGCCGATCGCGGCCCGGGTCAGGTGCTCTTCGAGTTCGTCCGCCACTGGTCGCGCCGCCCTCACGCGAGCGAACCCCAGGGGGCGGAGCCGGGACGTCTCGTGCTCGTCACGGAGGCCGTCCACTCCCTGACGCGGCGGGAACCCGCGACCGTCAACGCGGTGGCGCACGAGATCGGCATCGACCAGAGCGGCGCGTCCCGCCTGGTCAAGAGCGCGGTCGCGGCCGGATACCTGCGGATGCGCGCACCGGAGGCCGACGGCCGGCGCCGTGAGCTGTCGGTCACCCCGGCGGGCCTTGCCATGCTCGACGAGGCACATGAATGGCAGGAAGCCGTCTTCGCCCGGCTCACCGAGGGCTGGAGCGAGCGGCAACGCACCGAATTCCGGCAAGCGATGCTGAGCCTGCTCGAACGTTCACAGGCGCCCGGCGGGACGGGGCTGCGTCGAAGTCCGTGA
- a CDS encoding putative glycolipid-binding domain-containing protein produces MDFRDPPKAAAWQHIKARAGFEVVYFETTDEGWRIHGCTTAVEDGRSWIVDYEIELDAAWITRSAHISGRSATGHRTRSIITNGDGHWQVDGVVSPELDGCRDIDLESSAMTNAFPVRRLRLVEGVRAEAPAVYVRAADLTVERLDQTYELVRDKSGRQRYEYSAPAFDFGCHLAYDSAGLLHDYPGIAIRVT; encoded by the coding sequence ATGGACTTCCGTGACCCGCCGAAGGCCGCCGCGTGGCAGCACATCAAGGCCCGAGCGGGCTTCGAGGTCGTCTACTTCGAAACCACCGACGAAGGCTGGCGTATCCACGGCTGCACGACCGCCGTTGAGGACGGACGCTCCTGGATCGTCGACTACGAGATCGAACTCGACGCAGCCTGGATCACCCGCTCCGCGCACATCTCCGGCCGGTCGGCCACTGGTCACCGCACGAGATCGATCATCACCAACGGCGACGGTCACTGGCAGGTCGACGGGGTGGTATCGCCCGAGCTCGACGGATGCCGCGACATCGACCTCGAATCCTCCGCGATGACGAACGCGTTCCCCGTGCGGCGGCTGCGCCTCGTGGAGGGAGTCCGTGCCGAAGCCCCCGCCGTGTACGTGCGCGCGGCGGACCTCACCGTCGAACGGCTCGACCAGACCTACGAGCTCGTCCGCGACAAGTCGGGGCGGCAGCGCTACGAATACTCCGCCCCCGCCTTCGACTTCGGCTGTCATCTCGCCTACGACAGCGCGGGCCTCCTCCACGACTACCCGGGCATCGCCATCCGCGTCACCTGA
- a CDS encoding phospholipase D-like domain-containing protein — protein MKRTITLIIALVVALLPMTPAHAAVKKAKAPLSCEYRTFTSTPGPRFNDPEDPEAQMEIMGPLIDSINSASCGQTIRVAMYSISSAQPGPEFAGALIAAHQRGVIVKALMDVHSDNGVWQSVVNELGNDPRASSFAAMCPGGCLTHYAGSSLHAKFYMFSGGLEANRSVTVSSANPTSAQAGTAWNSSATVKGNVALYNSYVSFFTAMAKGALNGPGPLAPDYYSSTKGTAARTLSPPSYQWPKARSKSDTWVDFLNNIKAPATINIAMFQWTSHGRPGERNYLELPKKLVSLSKTGVKIHILITAGMVDDSVQNYLKDRPNIYVHDTTRETDANGYAKHYTHDKYMMVSGNYAGTANSKLVFVGSSNWTSNGVWHNDESDLKLTGSSSYSTFMADWQNQYDRCCGTAGRQSIAEERGESTARELPIDPSQARE, from the coding sequence ATGAAGCGAACGATTACGTTGATCATCGCGCTCGTTGTCGCCTTGTTGCCGATGACACCGGCGCACGCCGCGGTCAAGAAAGCCAAGGCGCCGCTCAGTTGCGAGTATCGGACGTTCACCTCCACCCCGGGCCCGCGCTTCAACGACCCGGAGGACCCCGAGGCCCAGATGGAGATCATGGGCCCGCTCATCGACTCGATCAACAGCGCCAGTTGCGGGCAGACCATTCGCGTCGCCATGTATTCGATCAGCAGCGCACAGCCCGGCCCGGAATTCGCCGGCGCCCTGATCGCCGCACACCAGCGCGGTGTCATCGTCAAGGCGCTGATGGACGTCCACAGCGACAACGGGGTCTGGCAGTCGGTGGTCAACGAGCTGGGCAACGACCCGCGAGCCTCCAGCTTCGCCGCCATGTGCCCGGGCGGCTGCCTGACCCACTACGCCGGCTCCTCGCTGCATGCGAAGTTCTACATGTTCAGCGGCGGGCTCGAGGCGAACAGGTCGGTGACCGTCAGCAGCGCCAACCCCACCTCCGCCCAGGCCGGGACCGCGTGGAACAGCAGCGCCACCGTCAAGGGCAACGTCGCCCTGTACAACTCCTACGTCAGCTTCTTCACCGCCATGGCCAAGGGGGCGCTCAACGGCCCCGGCCCGCTGGCACCCGACTACTACAGCTCCACCAAGGGCACGGCCGCCAGGACGCTGTCCCCGCCCTCCTACCAGTGGCCCAAGGCGCGCTCCAAGAGCGACACCTGGGTCGACTTCCTGAACAACATCAAGGCACCGGCGACGATCAACATCGCCATGTTCCAGTGGACCTCGCACGGGAGGCCGGGCGAGCGGAACTATCTGGAACTGCCGAAGAAGCTGGTGAGCCTGTCCAAGACCGGCGTCAAGATCCACATTCTGATCACCGCGGGAATGGTCGATGACAGCGTGCAGAACTACCTGAAGGACCGGCCGAACATCTACGTGCACGACACCACCCGCGAAACCGACGCGAACGGCTACGCCAAGCATTACACGCACGACAAGTACATGATGGTCAGCGGAAATTACGCAGGTACGGCCAACTCCAAGCTGGTCTTCGTCGGTTCCTCGAACTGGACGAGCAACGGCGTCTGGCACAACGACGAGTCGGACCTGAAGCTGACCGGCAGCTCCAGCTACAGCACATTCATGGCGGACTGGCAGAACCAGTACGACCGTTGCTGCGGGACGGCGGGGCGGCAGTCGATCGCCGAGGAGCGCGGCGAGAGTACGGCGCGAGAGCTTCCGATCGATCCGAGTCAGGCCCGGGAGTAG
- the uraD gene encoding 2-oxo-4-hydroxy-4-carboxy-5-ureidoimidazoline decarboxylase — MTPSPSPATPGLTWLNSAVESDARSALQEVCAARAWAGAVLDRRPYATPAELLAANDAAMAELTAEDLAEAMAGHPPIGRPRAGDPSSAREQRGMAGASDRLKEEMLELNLAYQEQFGHVFLICATGLSGEEMRDAARSRIGNSPEEEREIVRTELTKINRIRLTSLAETARPADVEGERT, encoded by the coding sequence GTGACGCCTTCCCCTTCCCCCGCGACGCCGGGTCTGACCTGGCTCAACTCCGCCGTGGAGAGCGATGCCCGCAGCGCGCTCCAGGAGGTCTGCGCCGCCCGGGCGTGGGCGGGTGCGGTGCTCGACCGCCGCCCGTACGCCACCCCGGCCGAACTGCTCGCCGCGAACGACGCGGCGATGGCGGAGCTCACCGCCGAGGACCTCGCCGAGGCCATGGCAGGGCATCCGCCCATCGGACGTCCACGGGCCGGCGACCCGTCCTCGGCGCGCGAGCAGCGCGGCATGGCCGGCGCCTCCGACAGGCTGAAGGAGGAAATGCTGGAGCTGAATCTGGCCTACCAGGAGCAGTTCGGCCACGTCTTCCTGATCTGCGCGACCGGCCTGAGCGGCGAGGAGATGAGGGACGCCGCACGCAGCCGCATCGGCAACTCACCCGAAGAGGAACGTGAGATCGTCCGCACCGAACTGACGAAGATCAACCGGATCCGGCTGACCTCGCTGGCAGAGACGGCACGTCCGGCAGATGTGGAAGGCGAGCGAACATGA
- a CDS encoding endonuclease/exonuclease/phosphatase family protein, translating into MTTLRLATFNVENLFARWRFRDNVDPASANTKGWIVDQTRFDELGMDDKAITGAAVREIKADVLCLQEVENVDTLKKFRGQALGGRSQYPYIAGVDGNDPRLIDVAVLSKLPITRIRSHQHLMDPSSPTASLFSRDCLEVDIEVEVSETRKSTVTVFVNHFKSMIGGRNQTRGKRERQATKVMEIVEDRFGHQAPGDHPFVVCGDLNDYIEPNGDGSSGIDQLVTWDQLENVVGRLPQDEQWTHFWAGGNEYRQLDYLLPSRSLAGAAPAPDVVPEIFRNGTALRATRYKGPRFPGIGLDKPKASDHCPVIFELSID; encoded by the coding sequence ATGACCACATTGCGACTGGCCACTTTCAACGTCGAGAACCTCTTCGCACGCTGGCGGTTCAGGGACAACGTCGACCCGGCGAGCGCCAACACGAAGGGCTGGATCGTCGACCAGACCCGCTTCGACGAGCTGGGAATGGACGACAAGGCGATCACGGGTGCGGCCGTGCGAGAGATCAAGGCGGACGTGCTCTGCCTCCAGGAGGTCGAGAACGTCGACACGCTCAAGAAGTTCCGGGGGCAGGCCCTCGGCGGCCGTTCCCAGTACCCGTACATCGCGGGCGTGGACGGCAACGATCCGCGGCTGATCGATGTGGCTGTCCTGTCCAAGTTGCCGATCACCCGCATACGTTCGCATCAGCACCTGATGGACCCGTCGAGCCCGACGGCATCACTCTTCTCCCGCGACTGTCTCGAAGTCGACATAGAGGTCGAAGTCAGCGAGACCAGGAAGAGCACGGTGACGGTCTTCGTCAACCACTTCAAGTCCATGATCGGTGGGCGCAACCAGACCCGCGGAAAGCGGGAGCGGCAGGCCACAAAGGTGATGGAAATAGTCGAGGACCGCTTCGGGCACCAGGCTCCCGGCGACCATCCGTTCGTCGTCTGCGGCGACCTCAACGACTACATCGAGCCGAACGGCGACGGAAGCTCCGGCATCGATCAGCTGGTCACCTGGGACCAGTTGGAGAACGTCGTGGGGCGGCTGCCCCAGGACGAGCAGTGGACGCATTTCTGGGCCGGAGGAAACGAATACCGGCAGCTGGACTACCTGCTGCCGTCCAGGTCGCTCGCCGGGGCCGCGCCCGCACCGGACGTGGTGCCCGAGATCTTCCGCAACGGGACGGCGCTGCGAGCCACCCGGTACAAGGGCCCGCGGTTCCCGGGCATCGGACTGGACAAGCCCAAGGCGTCCGACCACTGCCCCGTCATCTTCGAGCTCAGCATCGACTGA
- a CDS encoding metallophosphoesterase family protein, giving the protein MRLLLTTDTHLPKRAKRLPDPLLDELDAADVVFHAGDWVDTDTLDLFESRARRLVGVYGNNDGPALRERLPEVADVELAGVRFAVVHETGEARGRERRCAERFPEADVLVFGHSHIPWDSTASGRLRLLNPGSPTDRRRQPYCTYMTAEVTEEGLSQVQLHRLPRAH; this is encoded by the coding sequence GTGCGACTGCTGCTGACCACGGACACCCATCTGCCCAAGCGCGCCAAGCGACTCCCGGACCCGCTGCTCGACGAACTGGACGCTGCAGACGTCGTCTTCCATGCGGGGGACTGGGTCGACACCGACACCCTCGACCTGTTCGAGTCGCGCGCCCGGCGGCTCGTCGGCGTGTACGGCAACAACGACGGGCCCGCTCTGCGCGAGCGCCTTCCCGAGGTGGCGGACGTCGAACTGGCAGGGGTGCGCTTCGCCGTCGTGCACGAGACGGGGGAGGCGCGGGGCCGCGAGCGCCGCTGCGCCGAGCGCTTCCCCGAAGCGGACGTTCTGGTCTTCGGCCACAGTCACATCCCCTGGGACAGCACGGCCTCGGGGCGCCTGCGCCTGCTCAATCCGGGCTCGCCGACGGACCGCAGGCGCCAGCCGTACTGCACCTACATGACCGCCGAGGTCACCGAGGAGGGACTGTCGCAGGTGCAGCTCCACCGGCTGCCCCGCGCCCACTGA
- a CDS encoding DUF6174 domain-containing protein — MSHAWGNARIALRAGAGATLAGALLTGCGSDYTGETEWNAPRRYSYTLESRTMVMSGSFRIHVTDGKVVRARLLGDGKRPPGRLSDWVFSVEELLKRVERARNEEAHRAEVTFDGKRRPTGVELDQHEEAADDEASYKMRDYRFE, encoded by the coding sequence ATGAGCCATGCATGGGGGAACGCCCGCATCGCGCTGCGGGCCGGCGCGGGTGCCACGTTGGCCGGAGCACTGCTCACCGGCTGCGGGAGCGACTACACCGGCGAGACGGAGTGGAACGCCCCTCGCCGCTACAGCTACACGCTCGAGTCACGCACCATGGTCATGAGCGGAAGCTTCCGGATCCACGTCACGGACGGCAAGGTCGTGCGGGCCAGGCTCCTCGGTGACGGCAAGAGGCCTCCCGGCAGGCTCAGTGACTGGGTCTTCTCCGTCGAGGAGTTGCTGAAGAGGGTCGAGCGCGCGCGGAACGAGGAAGCGCACAGGGCCGAGGTCACGTTCGACGGCAAGCGCCGTCCCACAGGTGTGGAACTCGACCAGCACGAGGAGGCCGCCGACGACGAGGCCTCGTACAAGATGCGCGACTACCGGTTCGAGTGA
- a CDS encoding nucleobase:cation symporter-2 family protein: protein MPPGPATQAKHPVDQTLPPLKLITTGLQHVAAMYAGVVAPPLIIGSAVGLSVTELTFLTGASLFLAGIATLLQTLGVWRIGARLPFVNGVTFASVAPMLAIDKSEGHEDALPVIFGACMVAAALGFVLAPYFSKLVRFFPPVVTGSVITLIGVSLMPVAFNWAQGGDPEAPGYGATKNIAMAGVTLLVVLLLSRFTRGFVKQIAVLLGLVVGTLIAVPVGITDFGALSDAGIVGFPTPFHFGAPQFALAAVVSMCIVMLVSMTESTADMLALGEIVDRPADEKTIAAGLRADTLGSFISPFFNGFLATAFAQNIGLVAMTRIRSRFVVAAGGGMLILMGLCPVAAALIATVPQPVLGGAGVVLFGSVAASGIRTLARADLGDDSNIVIVAVSLAVGVVPVAAPDFYDVFPGSARIILDSGISTGCVTAVVLNLLFNHLGRRRRGDPGDAPVPEPRAGEVTAEQPAR, encoded by the coding sequence ATCCCGCCCGGACCCGCCACGCAGGCAAAGCATCCCGTCGACCAGACGCTCCCGCCCCTCAAGCTCATCACCACCGGCCTGCAGCACGTGGCGGCCATGTACGCGGGCGTGGTCGCCCCGCCCCTGATCATCGGCTCGGCGGTCGGGCTGTCCGTCACCGAACTGACCTTCCTCACCGGTGCCAGCCTGTTCCTCGCGGGCATCGCCACGCTGCTGCAGACCTTGGGCGTGTGGCGGATAGGCGCACGGCTGCCCTTCGTCAACGGCGTCACCTTCGCCTCCGTCGCGCCGATGCTGGCCATCGACAAGTCGGAGGGGCACGAGGACGCTCTGCCCGTCATATTCGGCGCCTGCATGGTGGCAGCCGCCCTCGGCTTCGTACTGGCTCCGTACTTCAGCAAGCTGGTGCGCTTCTTCCCGCCCGTGGTCACGGGCAGCGTCATCACGCTCATCGGCGTCTCACTGATGCCCGTCGCCTTCAACTGGGCGCAGGGCGGCGACCCGGAGGCACCCGGCTACGGCGCGACGAAGAACATCGCCATGGCCGGTGTCACCCTCCTCGTCGTTCTGCTGCTGAGCCGCTTCACCCGCGGCTTCGTCAAGCAGATCGCGGTTCTGCTCGGACTCGTCGTGGGCACGCTGATCGCCGTCCCCGTCGGCATCACCGACTTCGGCGCGCTGAGCGACGCCGGCATCGTCGGCTTCCCCACCCCATTCCACTTCGGTGCGCCGCAGTTCGCCCTGGCCGCCGTCGTCTCGATGTGCATCGTCATGCTCGTCTCGATGACGGAGTCCACCGCCGACATGCTCGCCCTCGGCGAGATCGTGGACCGGCCCGCGGACGAGAAGACCATCGCCGCCGGGCTCCGCGCCGACACGCTCGGCTCCTTCATCAGCCCCTTCTTCAACGGTTTCCTGGCCACGGCCTTCGCGCAGAACATCGGCCTCGTCGCGATGACGAGGATCCGCAGCCGCTTCGTGGTCGCCGCGGGCGGCGGCATGCTCATCCTGATGGGGCTCTGCCCGGTGGCGGCCGCCCTGATCGCGACCGTGCCGCAGCCGGTGCTCGGCGGGGCGGGCGTCGTCCTCTTCGGCTCCGTCGCCGCCAGCGGAATCCGCACCCTCGCCAGGGCCGACCTGGGCGACGACAGCAACATAGTGATCGTCGCGGTGTCGCTGGCCGTCGGTGTCGTCCCCGTCGCCGCCCCGGACTTCTACGACGTCTTCCCGGGCAGCGCACGGATCATCCTGGACTCCGGCATCTCGACGGGCTGCGTCACCGCGGTCGTCCTCAATCTGCTCTTCAACCACCTGGGCCGGCGGCGGCGCGGCGATCCCGGCGACGCTCCGGTGCCGGAGCCGCGTGCCGGCGAGGTGACGGCGGAGCAGCCCGCGCGCTGA
- a CDS encoding 8-oxoguanine deaminase, producing the protein MTDPADRTERVVIENCAIATVDAHGTEHARGHVVVAGNRIESVGEGSAPAGLENVVRRVDGTGHLATPGLVNTHHHFYQWLTRGLAQNANLFDWLVALYPVWARIDEDMVRAAARGSLGMMVRGGVTTAMDHHYVFPRGSGDLLGAEIGAARDIGVRFNPTRGSMDLGASDGGLPPDFAVETTDDALAATEEAIDTHHDPSFDSMLRIGVAPCSPFSVTTELLRQAGELARRKGVRLHTHGSETVEEEKFCHERFGMGPTDYLESVGWLGDDVWMAHCVHMSDSDIAAFARTRTGVAHCPSSNARLAAGIARVPDMLAAGIPVGLGVDGTASNESGELHTELRNALLVNRLGAHKEKALTAREALRLGTYGGAEVLGRAHEIGSLEPGKLADLVLWRIDGIGHSSIADPIAALVLGAAAPVTLSLVDGRTVVEDGHLTNADEDLIARETRDEARRLARIAADEG; encoded by the coding sequence ATGACTGATCCGGCAGACCGCACAGAGCGCGTCGTCATCGAGAACTGCGCAATCGCCACCGTCGACGCGCACGGCACCGAGCATGCCCGCGGCCACGTCGTCGTCGCCGGCAACCGGATCGAGTCCGTCGGCGAAGGCAGTGCACCCGCGGGCCTCGAAAACGTCGTGCGCCGCGTGGACGGCACCGGGCACCTCGCCACGCCGGGCCTGGTCAACACCCACCATCACTTCTACCAGTGGCTCACCCGCGGACTCGCCCAGAACGCCAACCTCTTCGACTGGCTCGTCGCCCTCTACCCCGTATGGGCACGCATCGACGAGGACATGGTGCGCGCCGCCGCACGGGGGTCCCTCGGCATGATGGTCCGCGGCGGCGTGACCACGGCGATGGACCACCACTACGTCTTCCCGCGCGGTTCCGGCGACCTCCTCGGCGCGGAGATCGGTGCCGCGCGCGACATCGGCGTCCGCTTCAACCCCACCCGCGGCTCCATGGATCTGGGCGCGTCCGACGGCGGACTGCCCCCGGACTTCGCCGTCGAGACCACCGACGACGCCCTTGCCGCCACCGAAGAGGCCATCGACACCCACCACGACCCGTCCTTCGATTCGATGCTGCGCATCGGCGTCGCACCCTGCTCGCCCTTCTCCGTGACGACCGAACTGCTGCGCCAGGCAGGCGAACTGGCCCGCCGCAAGGGCGTACGTCTGCACACGCACGGCTCGGAGACGGTGGAGGAGGAGAAGTTCTGCCACGAGCGGTTCGGCATGGGACCCACCGACTACCTGGAATCGGTGGGCTGGCTCGGCGACGACGTGTGGATGGCGCACTGCGTCCACATGAGCGACTCCGACATCGCAGCCTTCGCCCGCACCCGCACGGGCGTGGCCCACTGCCCCTCCTCCAACGCCCGCCTGGCCGCGGGCATCGCACGGGTACCGGACATGCTCGCCGCGGGCATCCCGGTCGGCCTCGGCGTCGACGGAACCGCGTCCAACGAATCCGGCGAACTGCACACCGAGTTGCGCAACGCCTTGCTCGTCAACCGGCTCGGCGCGCACAAGGAGAAGGCCCTCACCGCCCGTGAGGCGCTGCGACTGGGAACGTACGGCGGAGCCGAAGTCCTCGGCAGGGCCCACGAGATCGGGTCGCTGGAGCCGGGCAAGCTCGCCGACCTGGTGCTGTGGCGGATCGACGGCATCGGGCACTCCTCGATCGCCGACCCGATCGCCGCGCTCGTGCTCGGCGCCGCCGCACCGGTCACGCTGTCGCTCGTGGACGGCCGTACGGTCGTCGAGGACGGCCATCTCACCAACGCCGACGAGGACTTGATCGCACGCGAGACGCGGGACGAAGCCCGGCGGCTCGCCCGCATCGCCGCGGACGAGGGCTGA